The nucleotide window TGAACCATTGATCTGTCTGaataaatatttgaaaaaaaaaaccgcatGCTACATATTTTGGCCCATATTAAATCTCAAAGAAAACTTAAAAAGAATTCCAATAATGTATATATTATTGTTTTGTATTCTTATGGACAAACCAGAGAATGAAAATTGAACTCAAGATTTGGTATGAAGAGTGAATGCTCACATTGTGCAAAAAGAAGAGGCGATTTAGTATTTAATCCACAACCATATGTTTGTATGCATCATTACATCCTTAACATATATAGAAGACTCGAACCTTTCCGAAGAGGTGTAAGCTCAAGttgaggagaaatttttagttgtgatggaaatataagtggtacaccacgtgttttaataaaagtgatgaaaaattttaatttttaagttaataactttttagcatacatcccaccatttatataatgacacatggTGTATCACCCGTATACTGGTCACTATGAACAAAAACTTCCACCACCCCACTTTCCTACAAATCTCCCTTTGGCTAAAATTCCATAAATAACCCTACTGTGCATGCCATGAATAATAATCACCTTGAAGAAACAGAAACTGCAGGCTCTTCTGCTATGGTCTCCAGCAATGGCTTCTTTGACCTACTCATAGACAATCTGTGCATGAATTCCGGCGCCGAGAAATCTTCTATATCATCCAAATTCAACTTCGGCATCGCCGCCTCATTATCCGAACTTTCCCTCCAACTCTCAATCATCTTGCCCTCATCGCCGTCATCATGAGCAGATTTCGTGGCCTGATGGGGATCATCAGCCGGCCTCACCTTCATGTTTCTCCCGGAAGCCCGCTTGCTTGTGGAGCTGGCCGCAGAGGCCTTGAGGAACAGTAGCCCCATATCAGCCGTTGTGACGGTGGAGTTGAGCCTTATCATGGGGAACATGACGTATACGTCACCGATATCTAAGTCTTCGTCGGCATTGAGAGGTGAAAATCTTCTTCCGACACGAAGAGACTTGGTGTTTACGAGGAAGAAGTTTGGGGTGTCGAGCATGAGCTCGGCGGCTTTTATGGGGACATGGAATTGTTTGATTTCGCCGCTTGGGATGATCACTTTGGTGGCTGTAGATTTCCCATGCTTGCTCAATATTGGGGTTGCTAGGCTGCAAGAAATGTAGTTGCCCATGTTGTCTAGGGAGAGAGGGAGGTATATAGAGTTGAGATGAAACTTTTGGCCTGGAAGTTTGAGGGGAGTTGAAGATTATATAAGGGAGTTGAAGATTATATAAGGGAATTGAAGATTATATAAGGGAATTGAAGATGTCTCTCAGCTAAAAATATGATTAAAAGCGCTTACTTCTGCACCCAAAATATTAAGTTCGATTCTCTTTTTTCTCTGTTGTTTGAATGAAAAAAACTATGAAAAAGGAATAGAAGATTCTGAAATAAGATAATAGTAGAGCCAGTTGTAATGTATCTGGGTTTGACATTGTTGGTGCAGTCCGCGTTGGgccaaaaaggaagaaaaaaaaatatgaaaagaaagCAAGAAAATGTATCGGAAGGTACGTTACTACGTTTCAGGTTggctttttattatttattaattaattaacaaaatgaTTATGCTTATAGTATCATCTATGAACAAATATCCCCTGTTAAATAACGTGTGGGACCTTTCCTCATTGTCCTTGACTTACTCATTCTTTTTTTAGTTCTTGAAATGGGATTAGGAGTTTATCTATAACACCAATATTATTTATGTAGGATAATTGACTTGTATTAAAGAGTTATAATAAATGTTGTCAGTTTTGTGTATCTGTATCAATATACTCTATTTACAAATCATTTAGTTCTTCTATTACTATTGTGCTAAAGTCGTTAGGTTTAGACACTAAACGTCTCATGTGCCAATGTACATATCAGTGTCTTGTTTGCTTTTTGACAAGAAGCGATACAGTGGTGTGGCCAGTTGATGATCATCATTAGTTCACAAAGTTTGATCATCACCAATAAATACATAGGGTTGTGTTAATTGTGTACATTGCTGcagtgataaaaaaaattggtatgGAGTGAATTTGCACGACCAAATTACAAATTAGAGTAAATTCCTATACGGCTACCAAAAACATATATCTACAAATGCTACCAGTATAGATttgttacccaaaaaaaaaaaaaacgcgaTAGATGCAATTAGAGTGTCTTATTTGTTAAAAGAATTACAATGAATCCATAGTATGTATTCAAGGTTGAATAAAGAAACGATGTCTCATCATTTGGTGACCAATATTTCTTCCATGTATATCCCTTCCCTAGTCTTCTTAAACATATTTCTACATCTCTTCCATGATTTATGGATGATTAATTCAATGAAGCATATATGTGAATGTGATAGCTTGGGAACCAAATAAACACTTATGACTTGCATATCATTTACGTGTGAATTAACAGGACAGCATGTGACCTTTTGAGATGCATGCATAAATGAATAGTAGGGTATGTATTTAAACTTTTttggcggtggcggtggcggtggcgaGCCGTTGAACGAGTCCATGGTGTTGAAGACTCACAATCGAAGAGGGGCAGCTCATCATATTCGTCCTCTGCCTGCTTGCGTCACGGGATCGTTGGTGTCACATTTCCAAGTATCTTCCACACAATTCTCCCACTGACTCTAccgaatttatttatttgttctaTGCCAATACAATAAATTGTCGTATcctatacaattttttttaacagagcAATAATGTTAGTGAGTTAAATAGTTCCGCAAATACAATAGCGTCATATGCAATATTAACTTAAATTTTTGGGTATTTAATATTAAATCTCGTATTTCTTTTTGCTGATTTTTATATTGGTTGACATATGATGCAtttaaaaaatgatattaaagttcatttccatctcataaaAACACTTCATCGATTctttcctctctccctctcattgGACTACATCTCAATCTTGGTAGAGGCTTGAGTGCACTCCACTGGCAATGTGGAATATGTTAGAGTATGAGTGTGATTCTCACAATTTAGTAATAATCATTGTTATTTCAGATTGGTATAAAGATGTCTTAATGTGTTTATAAGAGTTAATTCAACTTTGGTTTGGATTGAAACTCTACTGTTGGCTCGAGAATAGAACTCATACTTGTACAAGGATTTGGTCTTGTATTCCTTGTAGGATTATTATAGGGTAATCTAGATTTTGTAGTACAAAAACCACAACCCCTGCTCTCACAAAAGCATGCTCTTATTGTTCCAATTACCTATAACTTGGAAATCATTGAGTTTTGTAGAGAGGAGAAGGTTGTGTGTGGATTCGTCCATGGCTTCTTCATCCATGAACATGCTGACAGAGTTGAAAAGCTTGTTGAAATTATACAAAGATTGGAGAAGGGTGATCTGAAGTTTAGAGTTCGGGCTTTGGAATCTGAGAGGGCAATCCAGCGGGTTGCAACTATCCAGAAGACTGTTGGGAATGTGAGTTGAACTTACTCATGACCTAATGGCATACACACATGGGAAAGACTTCGTCAAACAGTTTGCAAGTATGTGTTGCAGAAATTACTTCAGTATTTACATATACATAATATACTTGGAGTGATGATTATGATTTAGTTGGTTAAATCTTATGTTCTTGGCTAGTTTGTTATAGAGCTTGGTTATAAATCTGTTTGGACTTGCATAGCTACAATATTCAAGCATTAACaacacaaaatttgaaaaatacttAGCTCCTGATGacatgtaaaaaaatcatcattatttttttgcatACGTAATTTATAGCGAAGAAGGAAAAGCTCATCGAATGCAAATAACCAAATACTGTTCTATCTTAAACCTAGATTCAACCATTTTTTTGGGTCCTTTTTATTGATACAATGatatattaatattaaaaaGATACTATTAGATCATAGTACTAAATAGCTTACTTTGAAATATTAagttaatcaaaattttattgcTATAAATCCTTCAACTTTATTTTTTCAATGAGGATATTTtcgtattttcactttggttggaTTTCATTTGTTTAAAATATTGCTTTTTAGGTCTTATTTTGTGTGCCACTTGGGACCCACTTTCCTTTTTGATTCCCTTTCCCCCCGGCCCTTTTTCTTTTGGGAATTTTAACGGAAAGCCTGCGGTaatgttcattttaatgaaaaaccatatttttacactataaatttaaaactggtgctattcactttaccctttattttgttcttatcgttaaaactcaaagttttcaagcatttttcattagttttcctttttctttttcctttggaCCCGTaagtgatgcgatgaaagttaagcactcaaattaaaccctttttgacaattgtagtatatgtataagtagggatcgttctggatcggggattaggagggattgctaatctaaactaaactgacttataaaaagaaacttaaaaacacttaactagactctatagactcaaaacacttaaaaacacaaactaaaacagattctaactaattagacacactaaagtaaatggggattgggttttggacgaaaataaagtaaaacaaaacagaaactagaactaatcagatttgcacgaaattggttgttttggatggatgatgggctagttagaaggtctttcttcacacatgacacatttgcatacaaatcaatctccaattgcttttcaataaactatgatgctcaacaccccagattaaccgtgatgcacaaattaaccctcagattttcctttactcattgaattggatgactgcatgcgacaacccaaatcattgtctaaaagtcccctatatgaatgcataatagagatgcaattaaagatcattacgttccatgaaaatcataagcgttgacgagacaattgtaactatgaatgcatgatacgtttgccaagaattcaattaacgcgattgtgacaagcaaccttcactactcatgaatataaacttgtaacgattagatgaaacttatttatatcctagcatcaaattcatgcatgaaaactaagtatgcatccttaataaacatacacaaatccgttatgaataaaatagataattgaattgtaatcacaacttatcaaatcacaattggaagaaatcaattcatattgcaaatatattcatggtttcaaATTCTCCTGTAGCCaaaagaggtttagttcctcatacttgcaattaaacagaaacaattgaaattaaacattgaaaaccaaagtagaatacacctagaatgctccagcaatccaaattgaatgactagcacaactccaagcaatccTCCTTCTTTGCAAATATGCGGCACCAAGGTGTGAGTGGTGAATGGATGGTCtcttatggtggtggatggatataggtgagttatggtgaagagtGGAGAGTTATGTAGATGATgtggtgtctttggatgatggcccccaaattatggtgaagggtggatgtatttataggctagggagatgagtgtatggagttgtaatgagtggatgtaatgggtgtagtgggtgagtgttgtggtaatgagtggatgcaatggatgtagtgggtgaatgtttggtaatgagtggatgtaatgagtggatgtaatgggtgtagtggatgaatgtttgtaatgagtggatgtaatgggtgtagtgggtggatgtaatgggtgtaatggatgagtgtttggtaatgagtggatgtaatgagtgtagtgggtggatgtaatgggtttaatgagtggatgtagtggtaggtgaatgtgttgggtgaaatgagtggatgtagtggtaggtgaatgtgttgggtgaaatgagtgtgctaaaatggttatttatagggagaggatgatgcacaaacttcaaattttgtcaattccttttgctccaagcatatgctatccatttcatgcccaaaaatgctccaaaatgctccaaaatgcacttctttgccacattaaccctttggacctacaaacacacaaaaatagcttaaaatactaaaataactaagaactaacaacataaatgccaaaaaacaagctaactaagtcgcataaatatgctcctatcagtaagtcctctctctttctctcaacactctcatttctctccctctcACTTTCTCTTACGCTATCATTTCCCTCTCACTCCCGTTCCCTCTCTCTACAACTCTCATTCCCCTCTCTGAGATCACACACAAACAACACAACAACTTAAACATCACCACCATTCCCatgtgttttcataaacaaAGAAAGAACCCCACaaacctttctctccctcttggTTGACActattcatcttcttcctcgatGACTTTCTCACATTTTCGACGAAGGTAAGCCTCGAAATTGGTCCCTGTCATTGTAAATCATGTCTAGGTTCACGGTTATtaaggttttgggtggttttggtggtgtaggaactcCGAAAAGTTCAAGGAAAGTCAATGTGCAAATTTAGAAATTCCCAGGCCATGGTCGTTTGGCCatctttcaagccattttccggccaactCTGGCCACCACTTGGTCTCCACTTAGTATGAATCTCTTCTCCACATTCCTAAAtacattttggcttttgaatcactcaatttggttaagaaacgaagaatttacgaagctttgaaaattatcCAAACTTTCGACTAAAAACTCAGTTTTCCGACGAGCACTGCCGTTTCGAggtgttttccggccaaaccacggtgattTGGCCAGTGTTCagggtatcaatctcttcatcttgttgagtactacaactttcgaTTTTGtttcacttgattttgttgagtatcgAAGAAGTTATGAGCGTTTGAAGTGTGCCCCAAAAATCGATCAAACCTTGACCGTTGGCCATTGAACAGTCAACGTTGATTTTTGGGTTGACTATTTCGGGTTTTGTCTGGGACccttcctaggctaaatttgacATTTTGGATCCGTTTTTtatgtccgttttcccaaattcaattgtttgatttgagttttattaattagacccatttatgtgcttaggtgcatttaTTGTGGCATTTCCATTTTCGCTAGCTTGCATGGCTTTTCAACGGCAAAGTATATGTAAGTGGATCCCTTCTAAAATACATGTTTTAataatagaaatgcatacatgaaaaacatgatttaatgattaagTTTTATAAGATATTATGCTTATTGCGAATATTTTGAATTACCATATTTTATCAAACTGAtattctttgtagtatatatgatggatgactatatactatttagAACATGCTTTTACTCACTTCTTTATAATATacatgatggatgactatatgctATGAAGATGATTTTAagatatatatgtatttatgtTGGAAAGACtatttcaatgttttttttgCGTATCTAGTGGTCATTGTTCTGCTTATGGGTgatgatacttatattggctttgGTCGGGTGTAGGTTGGTGCCTGTTTGGCaaatgatacttatattggcttcggccGGGAGTAGGTAGGTGCCTGTTTGGCAAATGATATTTATATTGTTTCGACCAGGTGTAGGTTGGTGCCTGTTTGGCAAATGAAGTGTTCTGAAGGAAGTGTTCTAAATGAAGAGTTCTCTATGCCTTCGGGCGATACTGATATCACTAGTTAGCACACTGTATACAAGATATGTTTTATAAAGATTTTTATGGCAtcctagggttttcggaaaacctactACTTATTATACTATGAGTTTTCTTTAAACTTTAGGGGTTAATATGTTGATAACCGTttcaatattatttatatataacttGGTCTACTCatatttgttttgcgccccctcaagATTTAGAATTGAGGTGTACAATCCTGGTGTCAAGGCATTCTCGCGTCGGCATCtttgagtcctctcggtgtaagACTCACtcatttgttcattcaattttatattattccttAGTGTtatagttagttgtatgctctgaatacgttcctcatttgcatattaattatatttacaagtcttatttatttatttattgttctcatgcattctaATATAGCTTTGCCACCTTTAGGTGTCAGCCAGCATGTGCCTACCATGGTGTTCGAAGAATATCATGGTTGGGTGTGTCACTCACTATATTGAAGATACGTTCAAAGAAGTTAGTGAAAAAAATATCATCCAACTTGAAAATGAAATATGGATTATCGTTtaagaaaatttatttatttcaatccCCTAAAATGATAGGATTAGCTGGAATAAATTTCCTTCACATCTGTAATCTTCTTCTAATCCTCTCAAATGAATAATCATTCACCTATACCTTAAATGTACTATGAATTTTTTGAGTCACCTAATCCAATCCTACATACCAAAAGAGGCATGTACATTCACAAACCTATCGATCCTTCAATCTGTACTGGGAAATAGAAACCTAAATCAAATTGACCCATAAGGGATTTCAGTAGCAGGCAAAGATTGAGATAGTCAATAGGTAAATATTAACCATTGGGGTTTTCTTTATTACTATCTTTTTTTGTTGGCAAGATACATCAGAGCCTGCAAACACCTTAACTACCGTTTGTGAGCGCAAGCGGGCTGTTTGTACTTTGTATGATCTTCAGAAGCATCAGGAccggcaaaaataaaaaagatgtaAACCTGATCCCATTTCTATGGGGCAGTCTGAAACTAAACTCTACTTTTCTGTGGTGACGGGCCACCAATTCCTCAAATAGCCTGAGCCACATGTTCCGATGTACTGGATGCTTCTAGCCTGCAAGAACAAGTAGTACACAATCATCAGACGAGGACTTTTTGTTGCGGAGTTTACCTTAGGGATAAATAAAAGGAGCTCATATAGACCAAAAATAATTAGTACACCAAGTAAACCACAGATAGACCAAATGTACAGTGTCCAAATGTTTAATAATGTAACCCATACTATACAACCGCTTAGAGTTAAACCAAGTTTAAAATAGAGCCTAATAAATATGAACCCTCATTTGATTAACCAAGGTAGTTCAGGAAAACAAACATCCTTAAACATATTTCAAGCCACCCTGGACCATATCTGTTACATTGCACCTTAGAATGGTTTCTCGTATCCTTCTAAATGCTTCTCTTATTTATGCCAAACAAGGCCGAAAATTCTAGCATGCAGCAAAG belongs to Malus sylvestris chromosome 17, drMalSylv7.2, whole genome shotgun sequence and includes:
- the LOC126609687 gene encoding uncharacterized protein LOC126609687 — encoded protein: MGNYISCSLATPILSKHGKSTATKVIIPSGEIKQFHVPIKAAELMLDTPNFFLVNTKSLRVGRRFSPLNADEDLDIGDVYVMFPMIRLNSTVTTADMGLLFLKASAASSTSKRASGRNMKVRPADDPHQATKSAHDDGDEGKMIESWRESSDNEAAMPKLNLDDIEDFSAPEFMHRLSMSRSKKPLLETIAEEPAVSVSSRRAI